Proteins co-encoded in one Arachis hypogaea cultivar Tifrunner chromosome 13, arahy.Tifrunner.gnm2.J5K5, whole genome shotgun sequence genomic window:
- the LOC140177769 gene encoding uncharacterized protein: MMMWNCRGLGKPLTVHNIKEINRSRSPEVLFLCETKNSSSFVTGQCHKLGFTNVSCVEPQGLAGGLVLAWREGVDIAVVKSVEFFIYFRWTNRRLQRECGVIAVHLHSEEGLRNQQYGTILNQLEGMEDPYMVIGDFNDIMAHDEKDGGRMKLVASIENFNNFINAAGLIDLGYEGSKFTWCNKQFGGNLIRERLDRCLVSMNLLELYSGAAIFHLNDQGSDHRPLLFESEVEQRRFKRRFRFQERWCDNEVVGQIVKDTWKESIEGSPMFRLYTKLKIVRHRLVEWQQQPGSNSLRQIQQLKQKIEEEKSKAQQADNFCIKVLEEELTEAYLSEERYWKEKAREQWLKYGDQNTKYFHSRAQMRNKHNRI; the protein is encoded by the coding sequence atgatgatgtggaACTGTCGGGGTTTGGGGAAACCCCTGACAGTTCACAACATAAAAGAGATCAATAGATCTCGTTCCCCCGAAGTTCTGTTCTTATGTGAGACAAAGAATAGTTCTTCGTTTGTGACAGGCCAATGCCATAAATTGGGGTTTACAAATGTTAGTTGTGTTGAACCTCAAGGACTAGCAGGAGGATTGGTGTTGGCATGGAGGGAAGGTGTAGATATTGCAGTGGTGAAAAGTGtagaatttttcatttattttagatGGACAAACAGGAGGCTACAGAGAGAGTGTGGCGTTATTGCAGTGCATTTACACAGTGAAGAAGGACTGCGAAACCAACAGTATGGCACCATTTTGAATCAATTAGAAGGAATGGAAGATCCTTATATGgttattggtgattttaatgacaTAATGGCTCATGATGAGAAGGATGGAGGGAGGATGAAATTAGTTGCATctattgaaaattttaataattttataaatgcaGCAGGCCTAATTGATTTGGGATATGAAGGAAGCAAATTTACTTGGTGCAATAAGCAGTTTGGGGGAAATTTGATAAGAGAGCGATTAGATCGGTGTTTGGTCTCTATGAACTTATTGGAATTATACTCGGGAGCAGCGATCTTCCATTTAAATGATCAAGGCTCCGATCATAGACCACTGCTGTTTGAATCGGAGGTCGAGCAACGGAGGTTTAAGAGGAGGTTTAGGTTTCAGGAGAGGTGGTGTGATAATGAGGTTGTTGGACAGATTGTAAAAGACACATGGAAGGAATCTATAGAAGGCTCACCTATGTTTCGTCTTTACACAAAGCTTAAAATTGTTCGACATCGCCTTGTTGAGTGGCAACAACAGCCTGGCAGTAACTCACTAAGACAGATCCAGCAGCTTAAAcagaagatagaagaagaaaaaagcaaAGCACAGCAAGCAGACAACTTTTGTATTAAGGTTTTAGAAGAAGAACTTACAGAAGCATACCTAAGTGAGGAACGCTATTGGAAAGAGAAAGCAAGAGAGCAATGGCTAAAATATGGTGATCAAAACACGAAGTATTTTCACTCAAGGGCACAAATGAGAAATAAGCACAATAGAATATAG